From the Micromonospora echinofusca genome, the window GCGTCGGTGCCGCCACGGTCAGCCTCCGATCGCGGACATCGGCCGGGCGGGCTGGAGGAAGGCCGGGTCGTCGATGCCGTGCCCGGCCCGCTTTCCCCACATCGCGGTGCGCCAGCGCCGGGCCAGCTCGTCGTCGTCCGCTCCGGCCCGCAGGGCGCCGCGCAGGTCGGACTCCTCGGTGGCGAAGAGGCAGGCGCGGACCTGCCCGTCGGCGGTGAGCCGGGTGCGGTCGCAGTCGCCGCAGAACGGCCGGGTGACGCTGGCGATCACGCCGACCCGGGCGGGGCCGCCGCCGACCAGCCAGGTCTCGGCCGGCGCCGCGCCGCGCTCCGCCGGGTCGGGGGTCAGGTCGAACTCCCCGCGCAGGGAGGCCAGGATCTCGTCGGCGGTGACCATGGTGTCGCGGTTCCAGCCGTGCTGGGCGTCCAGCGGCATCTGCTCGATGAACCGCAGCTCGTAGCCGTGCGCGAGGGCGAAGCGCAGCAGCGGTGGCGCCTCGTCGTCGTTGACGCCGCGCATCAGCACCGAATTGATCTTGACGGGGGTGAGCCCGGCGGCGGCTGCCCCGGCCAGCCCGGCGAGCACGTCCGCCAGGCGGGGGCGCCGGGTCAGCCGGGCGAACCGCTCCGCATCCAGGGTGTCAAGCGAGACGTTCACCCGGTCCAGCCCGGCGGCGTGCAGCGCGGGGGCGAGCCGGTCCAGCCCGATGCCGTTGGTCGTCAGTGAGATCCGGGGGCGCGGCTCCAGCGCCGCCACGGCGGCCACGATGCCGACCAGGCCGGGCCGGATCAGCGGCTCCCCGCCGGTGAACCGCACCTCGGTGACGCCTAGCAGGCGCACCGCGACCCCGACCAGCCGGACGATCTCGTCGTCGTCGAGCAGTTGCGGGCCGGGCAGCCAGGCCAGCCCTTCGGCCGGCATGCAGTAGGTGCAGCGCAGGTTGCACTTGTCGGTCAGGGAGACCCGCAGGTCCCGGGCGACGCGGCCGTACCGGTCGGCGAGGACGCCGGCGGTCGGCGGGGCGGCGGTCACCCGTCGACGGTAGCGCGCCCGAGCCCGGCCAGCGCCGCCCGGGCGGTACGGGCGACCGCATCCCGGTACGCCGCGCCGAACAGGGCGGCGTGCACCAGCATCAGGTGGAGCTGGTGCAGCGGCACCCGCTCCCGCCACCCGTCGGCCAGCGGCCACTCCTGCGCGTACGCGGCGAGGATCCGGTCGAGGTGCGGTGCGCCCCCGAAGAGGGCCAGCTGAGCCAGGTCGGTCTCCCGGTGCCCGCCGTGCGCCGCCGGGTCGACCAGCCAGACCCTGTCGTCCGCGCCCCAGAGCGCGTTGCCCGGCCAGAGGTCGCCGTGGATCCGGGCCGGCGGCTCGTCCCCGCCGAACTCGCCGATCCGCTCGACGACCTGCTCGACCAGCACGGCCTCGACGTCGGTGAGCCCGCCGCCGGCCACCGCGCGGCGCAGGTGGGGCAGCAGCCGGCACCGGGCGAACCAGCGCGACCAGGGGCCGTCGTCCGGCCTGTTGTCCTGCGGGAGGGACCCGACGAAGCCGGCCCAGTCGGCCCCGAACGCCGGTGCGCCGGCCCGGTGCAGGGCCGCCAGCTCGCGACCGAACCGTTCGGCCGCCTCGGGCGTCGGCTCGCCGGGCTCGATCCACTCCAGCGCGAGCAGCCCGGGCAGCGCCACGACCACCTCCGGTACGGCGACCGCCCCGGCCTCGCGCAGCCACCGCAGGCCGGCCGCCTCGGCGGCGAAGAAGCCCTCGGGCACCGGTCCTCCGGCGGTCTCCGGCCAGGTCTTGGCGAAGACCGAGTGCCCGTCGTCCAGGGTGAGCCGGGACGCGGCGCAGATGTCGCCACCGGCGACCGGCGTCTCCCGGATCCGCTGGTGGGTCAGGAAGGTCGGCAGGTGCTCCGGGTGTGCCCGCAGGTACGCCAGATCCATCTGCGCAAGGTAACGCGCCGACGGCGTCCCGTCCCGCCGGAAACGGGCTGTCGTGAATCTTGGACGATTTCGGCCCCGCAGAGGGCTTGTTAGCTCCAAGATCGCCGGGGCTCGGTGCGGGGCGTGCCCGTTGGGGGTGGCGTCCGAGGGGCGAGAATCGGCTGAGCTGCATAGATACTCTCCGTGTCTGTGGATAACCCGTGTGTCGTCCACAGGGGCCGGCAGTCGATCCGCCCCCGCCGCAGGCTGCAGCCATGACCCCGACCGACCGCCCCCGGCTCGCCGTCCGTTCCCCCGCCGACCTCATCGCCGCCGTGCCCTTCCTGCTCGGCTTCCACCCGACCGACAGCGTCGTCGTGGTGGCGATGCGGGGCCGCCGGATCACCTTCGCCGCCCGCGCGGACCTGCCCGACCTCGCCGACCCGCGGGACCCTGCCGGCCACCTCGCCGGCGTCGTCGCCCGGCAGCACGCCGAGACCGCCACGGTCCTCGGCTACGGTCCGGCGCCGCTGGTCACCCCGGCGGTCGACGCCGTGCGCGCCGCGCTCACCACCGCCGGGCTCCCCGTGCTCGACGCCCTGCGCGTCACCGAGGGCCGCTACTGGTCGTACCTCTGCACCGAGCCGGCGTGCTGCCCGCCCGACGGCACCCCCTACGACGTCGGCGCGAGCGAGGTCAGCGCGGCAGCCGTCTTCGCCGGCCAGGTCGCGCTGCCCGACCGGGCCGCCCTGGTCGCGCAGGTCGCCCCGGTGACCGGTCAAGCCCGTTCGGCCGTACGCCGGGCCACCGCCCGCGCCGGGCGACGCCTCGCGGCCCTGCTCGACCAGGAGCCCGCGACCGACCCGCGGGGCGGGCGGGCGGTCCGCGCGGCGGGGACGGCGGCGGTACGCTCCGCGCTGCGCCGGCAGCGGCGGGGGCAGCGCCTCAGCGACGACGAGGTCGCCTGGCTGAGCGTGCTGCTGACCCAGGTGCCGGTACGCGACCACGCCTGGGAGCGCACCGACGGGCGGGACGAGGACATCGCGCTCTGGACCGACGTGCTGCGCCGGGCCGAGCCGGAGCTGATCGCCGTGCCGGCCGCGCTGCTGGCGTTCGCGGCGTGGCGGGCGGGGCAGGGTGCGCTGGCGGCCGTGGCCCTGGAGCGGGCCCTGGCCGAGCACCCCGGCCACTCGATGGCGCTGCTCCTCGATGACCTGCTGCGCCGGGGCGTGCCGCCGTCGGAGCTGGACGGCTGGCCGGCGGTGGAAACGCCCGGGGTGCTACGCCGCCGGCGCAGCCGACGCGGCCCCCGCTGACTCCCGTCAGAGCATCCCGAGCGCGGCTCCGATGACGGCCTGAGCCGTACGGCTGAGCTCCTCACCCTTGGCGTCGGTCCCGGTGATCGAGTACTGCGTCCGGAACCGGCCGTCGCGGGTGGACGCCACGCCGGTCAGGTAGCCGAACCGGGAGCCCGTCTTGATCCACAGGACTTCGCCTCCGGGCAGCGGGAACGCGGTGAGCCCGGCGCTGTAGCGGGCCGGACCACCGGAGACGTCGGGGACAGCGGGCAGGGTGAACATCTCGGCCAGTTGGGCCGGCGGCACGACCCGGCCGGCGAAGAGCGCGGTGACGAACGTGTCCAGGTCGGCGAGGCTGGAGATGACGTTGCCGGAGGCGGGGGTGAAGGTCTGGCTCCAGGTCGTGGCGTCCATCAGTTCGGTGGCTCCGTCGCGTACGACGGCCTGGTATCCGTGTGCGTGCGGACCGAGGATGCGCGGGTCGTCGCCAGGGGCGTACGTGTCTCGCAGGCGGAGCGGGCGGGCGATCCGCCGGTCCAGCTCCCGCGCGTACGCGTGGCCGGTGACCTTCTCCACCAGCAGGCCGGCGACGATGTAGCCCATGTTGGTGTAGTGCTGCTTCGTCCCGGGTGCGAACTGCCTGGGGTTGCGCAGGCCGAGTCGCACGATCTGCTCCGGGGTCCACCTGTCGTACCGGTGGGCGAGCTGCCACTCGATGCCGTCCGGCATGGTCGGGCTGGGGATGCCGTTGGTGTGGTCGAGCAGTTGGCGGACGGTGACGGTCGGGTAGTCGGCGGGCAGCAGCCCGGGCAGGTGACGCTGCACCGGGTCGGCCAGGCCGATGCGGCCCTCGGCGACCAGTTGCAGCACCAGTGCGGCGGTGAAGACCTTGGTGACGCTGCCGATCCGGAAGCGTGCGTGCGGCGGCACGGGGGCCTGACTGCGCAGGTCCCGGACGCCGGTGGCGCCGGTCCAGCAGCCGTCCGGGGTGATGATCCGGACCTGGGCGCTGGTGGCGTCGGAGTTGGGTAATCCGGCGATCGCCTGCCGGAGTGGGCCGGGGTCGAGGGTGCCGGGGCGGCAGCCGGCGGCGGAGCGGGCCGGGGGTG encodes:
- the moaA gene encoding GTP 3',8-cyclase MoaA, which codes for MTAAPPTAGVLADRYGRVARDLRVSLTDKCNLRCTYCMPAEGLAWLPGPQLLDDDEIVRLVGVAVRLLGVTEVRFTGGEPLIRPGLVGIVAAVAALEPRPRISLTTNGIGLDRLAPALHAAGLDRVNVSLDTLDAERFARLTRRPRLADVLAGLAGAAAAGLTPVKINSVLMRGVNDDEAPPLLRFALAHGYELRFIEQMPLDAQHGWNRDTMVTADEILASLRGEFDLTPDPAERGAAPAETWLVGGGPARVGVIASVTRPFCGDCDRTRLTADGQVRACLFATEESDLRGALRAGADDDELARRWRTAMWGKRAGHGIDDPAFLQPARPMSAIGG
- a CDS encoding fructosamine kinase family protein, whose protein sequence is MDLAYLRAHPEHLPTFLTHQRIRETPVAGGDICAASRLTLDDGHSVFAKTWPETAGGPVPEGFFAAEAAGLRWLREAGAVAVPEVVVALPGLLALEWIEPGEPTPEAAERFGRELAALHRAGAPAFGADWAGFVGSLPQDNRPDDGPWSRWFARCRLLPHLRRAVAGGGLTDVEAVLVEQVVERIGEFGGDEPPARIHGDLWPGNALWGADDRVWLVDPAAHGGHRETDLAQLALFGGAPHLDRILAAYAQEWPLADGWRERVPLHQLHLMLVHAALFGAAYRDAVARTARAALAGLGRATVDG
- a CDS encoding DUF4192 domain-containing protein, producing MTPTDRPRLAVRSPADLIAAVPFLLGFHPTDSVVVVAMRGRRITFAARADLPDLADPRDPAGHLAGVVARQHAETATVLGYGPAPLVTPAVDAVRAALTTAGLPVLDALRVTEGRYWSYLCTEPACCPPDGTPYDVGASEVSAAAVFAGQVALPDRAALVAQVAPVTGQARSAVRRATARAGRRLAALLDQEPATDPRGGRAVRAAGTAAVRSALRRQRRGQRLSDDEVAWLSVLLTQVPVRDHAWERTDGRDEDIALWTDVLRRAEPELIAVPAALLAFAAWRAGQGALAAVALERALAEHPGHSMALLLDDLLRRGVPPSELDGWPAVETPGVLRRRRSRRGPR
- a CDS encoding serine hydrolase domain-containing protein: MRIVNGRTALVATALATVLTVVTPGAVTAAPPARSAAGCRPGTLDPGPLRQAIAGLPNSDATSAQVRIITPDGCWTGATGVRDLRSQAPVPPHARFRIGSVTKVFTAALVLQLVAEGRIGLADPVQRHLPGLLPADYPTVTVRQLLDHTNGIPSPTMPDGIEWQLAHRYDRWTPEQIVRLGLRNPRQFAPGTKQHYTNMGYIVAGLLVEKVTGHAYARELDRRIARPLRLRDTYAPGDDPRILGPHAHGYQAVVRDGATELMDATTWSQTFTPASGNVISSLADLDTFVTALFAGRVVPPAQLAEMFTLPAVPDVSGGPARYSAGLTAFPLPGGEVLWIKTGSRFGYLTGVASTRDGRFRTQYSITGTDAKGEELSRTAQAVIGAALGML